A single Paraburkholderia sp. D15 DNA region contains:
- a CDS encoding GDSL-type esterase/lipase family protein, translating to MTTDPHHWHTIALTDAIVHGALELESTARGVRIHRLPARARAQCNDPQLTMVESQPSGVRLVFRTAATALELDVRPTRYVYAGVPPRPAGVYDLVVDGQLAAQASASGGDVVTIDMSTGAVSKQSNEPGTLRFDGLPAHDKTVELWLPHNESTELVALRVNARIEPGRAVQRKVWLHHGSSISQGSNAASPTGIWPALAAASGGVELINLGFGGSALLDPFTARALRDTPADLISVKLGINLCNTDLMRARAFTPAVHGFLDTIRDGHPHTPLVVISPLYCPIHEDTPGPGAFDPDALANGQVAFRATGDAAERKAGKLTLSYIRDELQRIVEQRARDDANLHYVNGLTLYGEADFAELPLPDRLHPDGASHRRIGERFGKIAFGNEGWLRGTRG from the coding sequence ATGACCACCGATCCACACCACTGGCACACCATTGCGCTCACCGACGCCATCGTCCACGGTGCGCTCGAACTCGAATCCACCGCGCGCGGCGTGCGCATCCACCGGCTGCCCGCGCGAGCGCGCGCGCAATGCAACGACCCTCAACTGACGATGGTCGAGTCGCAACCGTCCGGCGTGCGGCTCGTGTTCCGCACCGCCGCCACCGCGCTCGAACTCGACGTGCGGCCCACGCGCTACGTGTATGCCGGCGTGCCGCCACGTCCGGCCGGCGTGTACGACCTTGTCGTCGATGGTCAACTCGCCGCGCAGGCGAGCGCGTCCGGCGGCGACGTCGTGACGATCGACATGAGCACGGGCGCGGTATCGAAACAGTCGAACGAACCGGGCACGTTGCGCTTCGACGGCCTGCCCGCGCACGACAAGACCGTTGAACTCTGGCTGCCGCACAACGAGTCCACCGAACTCGTCGCGCTGCGCGTCAACGCGCGCATCGAACCCGGCCGCGCGGTGCAACGCAAGGTATGGCTGCATCACGGCAGTTCGATCAGCCAGGGGTCCAACGCGGCGAGCCCCACCGGAATCTGGCCGGCGCTGGCCGCCGCGAGCGGCGGCGTCGAGTTGATCAATCTCGGCTTCGGCGGCAGCGCACTGCTCGATCCATTCACCGCACGCGCGCTGCGCGACACGCCGGCGGATCTGATCAGCGTGAAGCTCGGCATCAACCTGTGCAATACCGATCTGATGCGCGCTCGCGCTTTCACGCCGGCCGTGCATGGTTTTCTCGACACGATCCGCGACGGTCATCCACACACACCCCTCGTCGTGATCTCGCCGCTCTATTGTCCGATTCACGAGGACACGCCCGGCCCCGGCGCGTTCGATCCCGACGCGCTCGCCAACGGCCAGGTCGCGTTTCGCGCAACGGGCGACGCGGCCGAACGCAAGGCGGGCAAGCTGACGCTCAGCTACATCCGCGACGAGTTGCAGCGTATCGTCGAGCAGCGTGCGCGCGATGACGCTAACCTGCACTATGTGAACGGTTTGACTTTGTACGGCGAGGCGGATTTTGCCGAGCTGCCGCTGCCGGACCGGCTGCATCCGGACGGGGCGTCGCATCGGCGGATCGGCGAACGCTTCGGCAAGATCGCTTTCGGCAATGAGGGCTGGCTGCGCGGCACGCGCGGCTGA
- a CDS encoding LUD domain-containing protein — MSRIDHAKAAGAFIKKTEHVAFHDKRLWDLREKRDAQAHHIAEWETLRELASGIKEHTLSHLADYLAQFAAAAEANGVTVHWAASAEEHNALVHEIMSTRGMTTLVKSKSMLTDECKMREYLEPRGITVMETDLGERIQQLDHQDPSHMVVPAVHKLRADVAELFGRTIGTDPQNSDIHYLAESQRMNTRPYFVREKTAGMTGCNFAVAETGTVVVCTNEGNADLSANVPPLHIASIGIEKLIPKVSDLGVFIRMLSRSALGSPITQYTSHFRAPRPGTEMHFILVDHGRSERLAMEDFWYSLKCIRCGACMNTCPVYRRSGGLSYGGTYSGPIGAIINPTFDLKRYSALPFASTLNGSCTNVCPVKINIHEQIYKWRTVIAANHEVPFVKQEVLKMAGRLLASPTLYRATVSSMGSALRGLPNFVLYNPLNIWGKQRELPEAPKLTFHAWYKKNRGDRDGNA, encoded by the coding sequence ATGAGCCGCATCGACCACGCGAAAGCCGCCGGCGCTTTCATCAAGAAGACCGAGCACGTTGCGTTTCACGACAAACGTCTATGGGATCTGCGCGAGAAGCGCGACGCGCAGGCGCATCACATCGCCGAGTGGGAGACGCTGCGCGAGCTGGCGTCGGGCATCAAGGAACACACGCTGTCCCATCTGGCGGACTACCTCGCGCAGTTCGCGGCGGCGGCGGAAGCGAACGGCGTGACCGTGCATTGGGCGGCGAGCGCGGAGGAACATAATGCGCTCGTCCACGAGATCATGTCGACGCGCGGCATGACCACGCTCGTCAAAAGCAAATCCATGCTCACCGACGAGTGCAAGATGCGCGAGTATCTCGAACCGCGCGGCATCACGGTGATGGAAACGGATCTCGGCGAGCGCATCCAGCAGCTCGATCATCAGGACCCGAGTCATATGGTGGTGCCAGCCGTGCACAAGCTGCGCGCGGACGTGGCCGAACTGTTCGGCCGCACCATCGGCACGGATCCGCAAAATAGCGACATCCACTATCTGGCGGAAAGCCAGCGGATGAACACGCGTCCGTATTTCGTGCGCGAGAAAACCGCCGGCATGACCGGCTGCAATTTCGCGGTGGCGGAAACGGGCACGGTGGTGGTGTGCACGAACGAGGGCAACGCGGATCTGTCCGCCAATGTGCCGCCGCTGCATATCGCGTCGATCGGGATCGAGAAGCTGATTCCGAAGGTGTCGGACCTCGGCGTGTTCATCCGCATGCTGTCGCGCAGCGCGCTGGGTTCGCCGATCACACAGTACACGTCGCACTTTCGCGCGCCGCGTCCGGGCACGGAGATGCATTTCATCCTAGTCGATCATGGCCGCTCGGAACGGCTCGCGATGGAGGACTTCTGGTATTCGCTCAAATGCATCCGCTGCGGCGCGTGCATGAATACCTGTCCGGTGTACCGGCGCAGCGGCGGGCTGTCGTACGGCGGCACGTACTCGGGACCGATCGGCGCGATCATCAATCCGACCTTCGACCTGAAGCGCTATAGCGCGCTGCCGTTCGCCTCGACGCTGAACGGCAGTTGCACGAACGTCTGTCCGGTGAAGATCAACATTCACGAGCAGATCTACAAATGGCGCACGGTGATCGCCGCGAATCATGAAGTGCCGTTCGTGAAGCAGGAAGTGCTGAAGATGGCGGGGCGCTTGCTCGCGAGTCCGACCTTGTATCGGGCGACGGTGTCGTCGATGGGTAGCGCGCTGCGAGGCTTACCCAATTTCGTGTTGTACAACCCGCTGAACATCTGGGGCAAGCAGCGCGAGTTGCCCGAGGCGCCGAAGCTGACCTTCCACGCGTGGTACAAAAAGAATCGAGGAGATCGAGATGGCAACGCGTGA
- a CDS encoding helix-turn-helix domain-containing protein — protein sequence MTPDLLTREASCPDPLTRAARFAPATESAHARIHPAPPVLQGAVVAILSRDTHGLALNDAQRLTHFPASPLLTLSWYQGGDGGLVERANEGPRWDPFGDTVMLAGSQSRPIVTWSPTVGRGYMICFTADIARSLFGIDPAVVQDRFVPASRVLDDSWHDALRAMLDTRDDAAALAALQQHLGPRWQALQGRASGSPSLRQIGRHWVERLGLQAYEWRNTHSARQVERRVKAYSGRSLREWQALVKTEGVFFSARERYDAGESVDWAALAFDEGFADQAHLSRTAKRITGFAPGEFAQRFLDDESFWVYRLWV from the coding sequence ATGACACCCGACCTGCTGACGCGCGAGGCGTCCTGTCCCGATCCGCTGACGCGCGCCGCGCGCTTCGCTCCCGCGACGGAAAGCGCGCACGCGCGAATCCATCCGGCGCCGCCCGTCCTGCAAGGCGCGGTGGTCGCGATCCTCAGCCGCGACACGCACGGGCTCGCGCTAAACGACGCACAACGTCTGACGCATTTTCCCGCGTCGCCGCTGCTGACTCTGTCGTGGTATCAAGGGGGCGACGGCGGTCTCGTCGAACGCGCGAACGAAGGCCCGCGCTGGGATCCGTTCGGCGATACGGTGATGCTGGCGGGCAGCCAGTCGCGGCCGATCGTGACGTGGTCGCCGACGGTCGGACGCGGCTACATGATCTGCTTCACGGCGGACATCGCGCGCAGCCTGTTCGGTATCGACCCGGCCGTCGTGCAGGACCGCTTCGTGCCGGCGAGCCGCGTGCTCGACGACAGTTGGCACGACGCGTTGCGCGCCATGCTCGACACCCGCGACGACGCCGCCGCGCTCGCCGCCTTGCAGCAGCATCTCGGCCCGCGCTGGCAGGCATTGCAGGGACGCGCATCGGGCTCGCCGTCGCTGCGGCAGATTGGCCGCCACTGGGTCGAACGATTGGGCCTGCAGGCGTACGAATGGCGCAATACACACAGCGCGCGTCAGGTCGAACGCCGGGTCAAGGCATACAGCGGACGATCGCTGCGCGAGTGGCAAGCGCTGGTGAAAACCGAGGGCGTGTTCTTCAGCGCGCGCGAGCGTTACGACGCCGGCGAATCCGTCGATTGGGCCGCGCTTGCGTTCGACGAAGGCTTTGCCGATCAGGCGCATCTGAGCCGCACCGCCAAGCGCATCACCGGCTTTGCACCGGGCGAATTCGCACAGCGTTTTCTCGACGACGAATCGTTCTGGGTTTACCGCTTGTGGGTCTGA
- a CDS encoding LUD domain-containing protein → MATRDAFLAKVRAAQPAARPRPDVPLFDTPGGDLRVRFTAALQAMGGTCVDATSAADVSALIRERFGDTASVASATPEVAGTRALAAGTEPASLQDVDVGVVRARFGVAETGSVWFSEREYVVNALGYIVQHLVVLLDPAQLLDGLQDVYRRDDFRDARYAALVTGPSATADIEGVLIRGAQGVRSLTVVWLAV, encoded by the coding sequence ATGGCAACGCGTGACGCGTTTCTCGCGAAGGTGCGCGCGGCGCAACCGGCGGCGCGGCCCCGGCCCGATGTGCCGCTGTTCGACACGCCGGGCGGCGATCTGCGCGTGCGCTTCACGGCCGCATTGCAGGCGATGGGCGGAACCTGCGTCGATGCAACGAGCGCCGCCGACGTGAGTGCGTTGATTCGCGAACGCTTCGGCGATACGGCGTCGGTCGCTTCCGCCACGCCGGAAGTGGCGGGTACGCGTGCGCTCGCCGCCGGCACGGAGCCTGCGTCGCTGCAGGACGTCGACGTCGGTGTGGTGCGTGCGCGCTTCGGGGTCGCCGAGACCGGGTCGGTGTGGTTCAGCGAGCGGGAGTATGTGGTCAACGCGTTGGGGTACATCGTCCAGCATCTGGTCGTGTTGCTCGACCCGGCGCAGTTGCTCGACGGTTTGCAGGACGTTTACCGGCGCGACGATTTTCGTGACGCGCGCTATGCCGCGCTCGTCACGGGACCCTCGGCGACGGCGGATATCGAAGGGGTGTTGATTCGCGGCGCGCAGGGCGTGCGGTCGTTGACGGTGGTGTGGCTGGCGGTTTAA
- a CDS encoding BON domain-containing protein has translation MKTIQILKAAGSIACVAFALNATNAMAQASAPSAASETIGQHVDDGTITTKAKADLLAAKNVKSTHIHVKTRKGVVWLTGSVPSADDKAAAGEVVEAVKGVSSVKNHLKIAAE, from the coding sequence ATGAAGACGATCCAGATCCTCAAGGCAGCAGGCAGCATCGCTTGTGTCGCATTCGCACTGAACGCAACGAACGCCATGGCGCAGGCCAGCGCGCCGTCGGCCGCATCGGAAACCATCGGCCAGCACGTCGACGACGGCACGATCACCACCAAGGCAAAGGCCGATCTGCTGGCCGCCAAGAACGTCAAGTCGACCCATATTCACGTGAAGACCCGCAAGGGCGTGGTGTGGCTCACGGGCTCGGTGCCGTCGGCTGACGACAAGGCCGCCGCCGGCGAAGTCGTGGAAGCCGTGAAGGGCGTGAGCAGCGTCAAGAACCACCTGAAGATCGCCGCCGAATAA
- a CDS encoding RNA polymerase factor sigma-54, whose translation MPSIELRTRQSLALTPRLQQSVRLLQLSSLEFQQELRTALDTNPFLEYDSSETEDVALATASPGEEGGALPATDTVASAEPDSLPADAAGSDSMESSGGDDMPGDFSGDYGSRGSSRQNGDSDGSDPAEWARSQPTLREQLHDALRLYRLDDRDRAVARFIIEALDDDGYLRQDLADLADSVDLEPELTEEELLVALRLVQSLDRPGLGARSLSECLSLQVNALPADTPGRDVAKQIVDHHLERLARREQAELQKQIGCSADELRVACALVRKLDPKPGNCYGRTEDNYVVPDVIVRQVRNKWAVSINPAVQPRARIHRMYAELFAQSAGASRSPLAQQLQEARWLIRNAQQRFDTIQRVAECIVAHQKAFFQYGEIALKPMVLRDVADELGLHESTISRATGNKYMATPRGIFEFKHFFPRELGTESGGTCSAAAVRALLKEMIAAENTRDPLSDVTLAKMLADQGVLVARRTVAKYRHLMKVPPAELRRQV comes from the coding sequence ATGCCTTCGATCGAACTACGCACACGGCAGTCTCTCGCACTTACGCCGCGTCTCCAGCAATCGGTGCGTCTGTTGCAGTTGTCGTCTCTCGAATTCCAGCAGGAGTTGCGCACCGCGCTCGATACCAATCCGTTCCTCGAGTACGACTCGTCGGAAACGGAAGACGTCGCGCTCGCCACGGCATCGCCCGGTGAGGAAGGCGGCGCGCTGCCGGCCACCGACACCGTCGCCTCCGCCGAACCCGATTCGCTTCCCGCCGATGCCGCCGGCAGCGATTCGATGGAAAGCTCCGGTGGCGACGACATGCCCGGCGATTTCTCCGGCGATTACGGCAGCCGTGGTTCCAGCCGCCAGAACGGCGACTCGGACGGCAGCGATCCCGCCGAATGGGCCCGCTCGCAACCGACGCTGCGCGAACAACTGCACGACGCGCTGCGTCTGTATCGTCTCGACGACCGCGACCGCGCGGTGGCCCGCTTCATCATCGAAGCGCTCGACGACGACGGCTATCTGCGCCAGGACCTCGCCGATCTCGCCGACAGCGTCGATCTCGAGCCCGAGTTGACCGAAGAAGAATTGCTGGTCGCGCTGCGTCTCGTGCAATCGCTCGATCGCCCGGGCCTTGGCGCGCGTTCGTTGTCCGAATGCCTGTCGCTGCAGGTGAATGCATTGCCCGCCGACACGCCGGGACGCGATGTCGCGAAGCAGATCGTCGATCATCATCTGGAACGGCTCGCGCGGCGCGAGCAGGCCGAATTGCAGAAGCAGATCGGCTGCAGCGCCGACGAATTGCGCGTGGCCTGCGCGCTGGTCCGCAAGCTCGATCCGAAACCGGGCAACTGCTATGGCCGCACCGAGGACAACTACGTCGTGCCCGACGTGATCGTGCGCCAGGTGCGCAACAAGTGGGCCGTCTCGATCAACCCGGCGGTGCAGCCGCGCGCGCGGATTCACCGCATGTACGCCGAGCTGTTCGCGCAGTCGGCCGGCGCGAGCCGTTCGCCGCTCGCGCAGCAGTTGCAGGAAGCGCGCTGGCTGATCCGTAACGCGCAGCAGCGCTTCGATACGATTCAGCGCGTCGCCGAATGCATCGTCGCGCATCAGAAGGCGTTCTTCCAGTACGGCGAAATCGCCCTCAAGCCGATGGTGCTGCGCGATGTCGCCGACGAACTCGGCCTGCACGAATCGACCATCTCGCGCGCCACGGGCAACAAATATATGGCCACGCCGCGCGGCATCTTCGAATTCAAGCATTTCTTCCCGCGCGAACTCGGCACGGAAAGCGGCGGCACGTGTTCCGCCGCGGCGGTGCGCGCGCTGCTCAAGGAAATGATCGCCGCTGAAAATACCCGCGATCCGCTGTCCGACGTCACGCTCGCGAAAATGCTGGCGGATCAGGGCGTGCTGGTCGCGCGCCGCACGGTGGCCAAGTATCGTCACCTGATGAAGGTGCCGCCGGCGGAGTTGCGTCGTCAGGTGTGA
- a CDS encoding peptidase S10, whose protein sequence is MRVVLGVAAWIAFGYVSAANAEQDSAERAASVATAGSAASDSAAPAASYAPGARTPSAKQRLEASGLSSGDANAVPQANDTHGTSARNPAQPRTAPAASRSEPRSEPRSDTPGTASRDASRDNPHDASASKPDATPTPIPPESTAVTQHSIRLDGRKLDYTATAGNLLLRDRNNQPNASVFYIAYTVASKPPGTRPVTFLFNGGPGAGSVFLMMGSFGPKRAHTASPAITPPAPYVLDDNPDSLLASTDLVFIDAVGAGFSRTVGRGTGKDFWGVDKDLDAFSQFIDRYLTVNQRWNSPKYLLGESYGTARAAMLAYRLSQDNIALNGVILMSSVLDSADFSPGSDFQSESYLPSFAAIAWYHDKISPKPASLPAFLDEARAFARGPYAQALAQGDALPDAERDAIAARVAQFTGLDVGYVKRSRLRLYPGRFRDELLRNEGRSVGRYDARFEGLEFDGVSERPDYDASVTSVSAAFAAALHQHLAQDLHYTPTDRYRVFNDEALTQWDWKHREWWGEHLAVPYAAGDLAEAMRQNPHLRVMSLNGYFDLATPFFATEYALAHLGVDAPLQANVRIAYYPTGHMIYLDDGALHALKRDLTSFYAGAAQQN, encoded by the coding sequence ATGAGAGTCGTGCTCGGCGTCGCGGCCTGGATCGCGTTCGGCTATGTGAGCGCGGCTAACGCGGAACAGGATTCGGCGGAACGCGCGGCAAGCGTGGCGACGGCGGGTTCGGCGGCGTCGGATTCGGCCGCGCCTGCCGCGTCTTATGCGCCGGGGGCGCGGACGCCATCGGCGAAGCAGCGTCTCGAGGCGAGCGGACTGTCCAGCGGCGATGCGAACGCGGTTCCTCAGGCTAACGACACGCACGGCACGTCGGCGCGTAATCCGGCGCAACCGCGCACTGCGCCCGCCGCATCACGTAGCGAACCACGCAGCGAACCACGCAGCGACACACCCGGCACCGCCTCCCGCGACGCGTCACGCGACAATCCGCACGACGCGTCCGCATCCAAACCCGACGCCACCCCCACCCCCATTCCGCCGGAATCCACCGCAGTCACGCAGCACAGCATCCGCCTCGACGGCCGCAAGCTCGACTACACCGCGACCGCCGGCAACCTGCTGCTGCGCGACCGCAACAACCAGCCGAACGCGAGCGTGTTCTATATCGCGTACACGGTGGCGAGCAAACCGCCCGGCACGCGCCCGGTGACGTTCCTGTTCAACGGCGGCCCCGGCGCGGGCAGCGTGTTCCTGATGATGGGCTCGTTCGGCCCGAAACGCGCGCACACCGCCAGCCCCGCGATCACGCCGCCTGCGCCCTACGTGCTCGACGACAACCCCGACAGCCTGCTCGCCAGCACTGATCTGGTGTTCATCGACGCGGTCGGCGCCGGCTTCTCGCGCACCGTCGGCCGCGGCACCGGCAAGGACTTCTGGGGCGTCGACAAGGACCTCGACGCGTTCTCGCAATTCATCGATCGCTATCTGACGGTGAATCAGCGCTGGAATTCGCCAAAGTATCTGCTCGGCGAATCGTATGGCACCGCGCGCGCCGCAATGCTCGCGTACCGGTTGAGTCAGGACAACATCGCACTGAACGGCGTGATCCTGATGTCGTCGGTGCTCGACTCCGCCGATTTTTCCCCGGGCTCGGATTTTCAGAGCGAAAGCTATCTGCCGAGCTTCGCGGCGATCGCGTGGTACCACGACAAGATCTCGCCGAAGCCGGCCAGCCTGCCGGCCTTCCTGGACGAAGCCCGCGCGTTCGCGCGCGGACCGTACGCGCAGGCCCTGGCGCAAGGCGACGCTTTACCCGACGCCGAACGCGACGCGATCGCGGCGCGCGTCGCGCAATTCACCGGCCTCGACGTGGGTTATGTGAAGCGCAGCCGTCTGCGTCTTTATCCGGGGCGTTTTCGCGACGAATTGTTGCGCAACGAAGGGCGCAGCGTCGGCCGCTACGATGCGCGCTTCGAAGGCCTCGAATTCGACGGCGTATCGGAGCGGCCCGATTACGACGCATCGGTGACCAGCGTGTCGGCCGCGTTCGCGGCGGCGCTGCATCAGCATCTCGCGCAGGACCTGCACTACACGCCGACCGACCGCTATCGCGTGTTCAACGACGAGGCGCTGACGCAGTGGGACTGGAAGCATCGCGAGTGGTGGGGCGAACATCTGGCGGTGCCGTACGCGGCGGGCGATCTCGCCGAGGCGATGCGGCAGAATCCGCATTTGCGCGTGATGTCGCTGAACGGCTACTTCGATCTGGCCACGCCGTTCTTCGCGACCGAGTACGCGCTCGCGCATCTCGGCGTGGATGCGCCGCTGCAGGCCAATGTACGGATCGCCTACTATCCGACCGGCCATATGATCTATCTCGACGATGGCGCCTTACATGCGCTCAAGCGCGATCTGACGAGCTTCTACGCGGGCGCCGCGCAGCAGAACTAG
- a CDS encoding aminotransferase class I/II-fold pyridoxal phosphate-dependent enzyme encodes MKYSNLVERLQGRRTSAWEIHRAAQQAFASGEDVIVLSVGDPDFATPAPIVERAVEALRAGDTHYSAVSGRDPVRVAIAEDHMRTTGCVTGAANVILTAGAQNGVFAASLCLLQAGDEVIVPEPMYLTYEACVRAAGATLVAVPVDAARDFHVDCDALDAAITPRTRAIFFATPCNPTGVVMPRADLERIARLACEHDLWVLSDEVYAELTFEREHVSIASLPGMAERTVTLGSLSKSHAMAGWRVGWAIGPTELIEHWGRLALAMLYGLPGFIQQAALTALQNKKQIAAEMREIYRRRRDVVFERLHRVPGLRCLLPEAGMFMMVDVSGTGLDTVDFTWQLFRAKGVSLLDASAFGETANGFVRLGFVVDEARLIDACERIVAFVGGLREGKAG; translated from the coding sequence ATGAAGTACTCGAATCTGGTCGAGCGTCTGCAGGGCCGGCGCACGTCGGCATGGGAGATTCATCGCGCCGCGCAGCAGGCGTTCGCGAGCGGCGAGGACGTCATCGTGCTGAGCGTCGGCGACCCCGATTTCGCGACGCCCGCGCCGATCGTCGAGCGCGCGGTCGAGGCCCTGCGTGCGGGCGACACCCACTACAGCGCGGTGTCCGGCCGCGACCCGGTGCGCGTGGCGATCGCCGAGGACCACATGCGCACGACCGGCTGCGTGACCGGCGCGGCCAACGTGATCCTGACGGCGGGCGCGCAGAACGGCGTGTTCGCCGCGTCGCTGTGTCTGCTGCAAGCCGGCGACGAAGTGATCGTCCCCGAGCCGATGTACCTCACTTACGAAGCCTGCGTGCGCGCGGCCGGCGCGACCCTGGTGGCCGTGCCGGTGGATGCGGCGCGGGATTTTCACGTCGATTGCGACGCGCTCGACGCGGCGATCACGCCACGCACGCGCGCCATTTTCTTCGCCACGCCCTGCAATCCGACCGGCGTGGTGATGCCGCGTGCGGACCTTGAGCGCATTGCGCGCCTCGCCTGCGAGCACGATCTCTGGGTGCTGTCCGACGAGGTGTACGCCGAGCTGACATTCGAGCGCGAGCATGTGAGCATCGCCTCGCTGCCCGGCATGGCGGAGCGCACGGTCACGCTCGGCAGCCTGTCCAAGTCGCATGCGATGGCGGGCTGGCGGGTCGGCTGGGCGATCGGGCCGACGGAGCTGATCGAACATTGGGGGCGGCTCGCGCTGGCCATGCTGTACGGCTTGCCGGGCTTCATCCAGCAGGCCGCGTTGACGGCGTTGCAGAACAAGAAGCAGATCGCCGCCGAGATGCGCGAGATCTACCGGCGCCGCCGCGACGTGGTGTTCGAGCGCTTACATCGCGTGCCGGGTTTGCGCTGTTTGCTGCCGGAGGCGGGGATGTTCATGATGGTCGACGTCAGCGGCACCGGCCTCGATACCGTCGATTTCACGTGGCAGCTGTTTCGCGCGAAGGGCGTGTCCTTGCTCGACGCGAGCGCGTTCGGGGAAACGGCGAACGGGTTCGTGCGGCTCGGCTTCGTGGTCGACGAAGCGCGTCTGATCGATGCGTGCGAGCGGATCGTGGCGTTTGTCGGCGGGTTGCGGGAAGGGAAGGCGGGTTAG
- a CDS encoding FadR/GntR family transcriptional regulator → MPFRPIPSFTRKRLSDVVSDQIKQLISDGALMPGDRLPAERDLATQLGVSRPSLREALIRLEADGYIETSGRGGFTVVDVTAPIISKPLAELLTQNPRTSADILELRQGLEAMSTVYATQRATPADLQKITEAFEALKAGSLSQDRANLAELDAAFHLAIADSTHNVALAHVLHGIHTLIREGMRQYHRLIDYDDAMEKQLMTQHQAIYDAVLARDAQKARKAAERHLTYVREIYEDDAANPSATNIVS, encoded by the coding sequence ATGCCATTTCGCCCGATCCCGTCCTTCACGCGCAAACGGCTTTCCGACGTGGTGTCCGATCAGATCAAGCAGTTGATCTCGGACGGCGCGCTGATGCCGGGCGACCGCCTGCCGGCCGAACGCGATCTGGCGACCCAGCTTGGCGTATCGCGGCCCTCGCTGCGTGAAGCGCTGATCCGGCTCGAAGCGGACGGCTACATCGAAACCTCGGGGCGGGGCGGCTTCACGGTGGTCGACGTAACTGCGCCGATCATCTCCAAACCGCTCGCCGAACTGCTTACGCAGAATCCGCGCACCAGCGCCGATATTCTGGAACTGCGTCAGGGCCTCGAAGCGATGTCGACGGTCTACGCGACGCAGCGCGCCACACCCGCCGATCTGCAAAAGATCACCGAGGCGTTCGAAGCGCTGAAGGCCGGCTCGCTGTCGCAGGATCGCGCGAATCTCGCCGAACTGGACGCGGCGTTTCATCTGGCGATCGCCGACTCCACCCACAATGTCGCGCTCGCGCATGTGCTGCACGGCATTCATACGCTGATTCGCGAGGGGATGCGCCAGTACCATCGGCTGATCGATTATGACGACGCGATGGAAAAGCAGTTGATGACCCAGCATCAGGCGATCTACGACGCAGTGCTCGCGCGCGACGCGCAAAAGGCGCGCAAGGCGGCCGAGCGTCATCTGACCTACGTGCGCGAGATTTACGAAGACGACGCGGCGAATCCGTCGGCGACGAACATCGTGTCCTGA
- a CDS encoding (Fe-S)-binding protein, translating to MKVALFIPCFIDAFYPEVGIATLELLERFGIEVDYPREQTCCGQPMANSGAQAEAAGAERVFARNFAGYDYIVGPSASCIHHVREHLSAIDQTDEVKKVRASAYELVEFLHDVVGAREFPWAEFPHRVGLHNSCSALRHLKEASISEVAGTPFSKPRALLAGVKGIEFVKPVRPDECCGFGGTFSVTEEPVSVRMGQDKVRDHLQAGAQYIVSGDMSCLMHQQGCAERMKASLPSTPRFIHIAQVLNGARA from the coding sequence ATGAAAGTCGCCCTGTTCATCCCCTGCTTTATCGACGCGTTCTATCCCGAGGTCGGGATCGCCACGCTCGAACTGCTCGAACGCTTCGGCATCGAGGTCGACTATCCGCGGGAGCAGACCTGCTGCGGGCAGCCCATGGCGAACAGCGGCGCGCAGGCCGAGGCGGCCGGCGCCGAACGCGTGTTCGCGCGCAATTTCGCGGGCTACGACTACATCGTCGGGCCGTCCGCGAGCTGTATTCATCACGTGCGCGAGCATCTGAGCGCGATCGATCAGACCGACGAGGTGAAGAAGGTCCGCGCGAGCGCGTATGAACTCGTCGAGTTTCTGCACGACGTGGTCGGCGCGCGCGAATTTCCGTGGGCCGAGTTTCCGCATCGCGTCGGCCTGCACAACAGTTGCAGCGCGCTGCGGCATCTTAAGGAAGCGTCGATCTCGGAAGTGGCGGGTACGCCGTTCTCGAAGCCGCGTGCGCTGCTGGCGGGCGTGAAGGGTATCGAGTTCGTGAAGCCGGTACGGCCCGACGAGTGCTGCGGTTTCGGCGGCACCTTCTCGGTGACGGAAGAGCCGGTGTCGGTGCGCATGGGTCAGGACAAGGTTCGCGATCATCTGCAGGCGGGCGCGCAATACATCGTGTCCGGCGACATGTCGTGTCTGATGCATCAGCAAGGCTGCGCCGAACGCATGAAGGCGAGTCTGCCTTCGACCCCGCGTTTCATTCACATCGCGCAGGTTCTCAACGGAGCGCGCGCATGA